The stretch of DNA GCAAGCCGAGCCAGGTCCACGGATCCCTCGGTCTGACCGGCCCTCTGCAGAACCCCCCCCTCCCTGGCCCTGAGAGGGAAGATGTGTCCCGGCCGCACCAAATCATTAGCCTTGGCATCCGGATGGACGGCGGTAAGGATCGTGGTCGCCCGGTCGGCCGCAGAGATCCCCGTGGTTACGCCCCTTCTCGCCTCGATGGAAACCGTAAAGGCCGTTCCAAAGGCCGACTCATTCTCCCTGGTCATCAAAGGAAGGTCCAGGCTCTTGACCTTCTCCGGAGTCAGGGAAAGGCAGATCAGCCCGCGGCCGTACTTGGCCATGAAGTTGACGGCCTCCGGGGTCACCTTCTCCGCGGCCATGGTCAGGTCCCCTTCGTTCTCCCGGTCTTCATCGTCAACCAGGATGACGATTTTCCCCTGACGGATATCCTCAATGGCCTCTTCGATGGTGGATATTTCTTTTTTCATATCTAACCTCGTATTGTTTATGAATTATGGTTCTTCTCCCACATAGTGGGTAAAAAGGGTTTGAGGACTGAAGAGCCATAGGGTCATAGGAGTCAAGGGGTCAAGGGTTCAAGTGGAATACTTAAATGCAAGCAAAATCTACAGAGCAAATCACTAAAACCCTTGAATCCTAAGATCCTCGGCCCCTTATGTTTTGATCACTTCACTTGAACCCTGGAATCCTTGGCCCCTTGACCCCTGATGTTTTCACCCACTCTTTTGGAATTGCTTCGCTCCCATCATGCAAACCCGTGCTCCGAAAGAAACCCCAGGTCGATCTTTCCGTGTGCGGATTTTTCGCCTTCATCACGTTGATTGAGGATGCGCCGGACATATTTTCCGATCAGGTCCGCCTCCAGGTTTACGCGGCTTCCGATTCCCCTGACGCCGAGCGTGGTCATTCGGGCCGTATGCGGAATGATGCTTACCGAGAAGGACTCTCCCCCGATTTCGTTGATCGTGAGACTGACCCCGTCCACGGCCATGGAACCCTTGGGTACCGAGGTCGAAAGAATCTCTCCCGGCGCCGAAAAGGTCAGTACCTGTGCGTTTCCCTGCGCTGTTTTTCGGATCAGGGTCCCTACCCCGTCCACGTGCCCGCTCACCATGTGTCCCCCGAAGCGTCCTCCGGCTTTTATCGCGCGCTCGAGGTTGACCGCATCCCCGGGTTTGAGTTCGCCGAGTGTGGTGGCGCTTAGTGTCTCCGGTGAGACGTCCAGGGTAAAAGCGTTTGCATCGTAAGCGACCACGGTCAGACAGGCCCCGCTTACACAGATGCTGTCACCCTCGTGTATATCTTCGAGAATGGTTCTCGCCTCTACGGACATTTGGGCGCTCTCTCCAGCCTTTTTCAGGGAACGCACCTTACCGATCTCTTCAATGATTCCCGTAAACATCCGATTCCTTTTTACCCCGTTACACCTCTTG from Nitrospirae bacterium CG2_30_53_67 encodes:
- a CDS encoding riboflavin synthase subunit alpha yields the protein MFTGIIEEIGKVRSLKKAGESAQMSVEARTILEDIHEGDSICVSGACLTVVAYDANAFTLDVSPETLSATTLGELKPGDAVNLERAIKAGGRFGGHMVSGHVDGVGTLIRKTAQGNAQVLTFSAPGEILSTSVPKGSMAVDGVSLTINEIGGESFSVSIIPHTARMTTLGVRGIGSRVNLEADLIGKYVRRILNQRDEGEKSAHGKIDLGFLSEHGFA